A genomic window from Hyla sarda isolate aHylSar1 chromosome 8, aHylSar1.hap1, whole genome shotgun sequence includes:
- the PECR gene encoding peroxisomal trans-2-enoyl-CoA reductase: MAACSVFAPGLFRNKVAIVTGGGTGIGKAIAAELLELGCSVVIASRKLERLKEATAELVSRISPPDPSVLTALQCNIRREEEVESLVKSTLSRYGRIDFLVNNGGGQFPSPSEAITPKGWNAVVETNLTGTFYCCKAVYNAWMKDHGGAIVNIVADMWKGFPGMAHTGAARAAVDNLTKSLAIEWAHSGVRINSVAPGTIFSKTAVENYGGMGPAMFQNYIPNIPAKRLGLPEEISPMVCFLLSPAASFMTGETVKVDAAQSLYHSHWTVPDHNNWPEAPDGENAKALKKMMADIPGPKL, from the exons ATGGCGGCCTGCAgtgtgttcgctccaggactgtTCAGGAACAAGGTCGCCATTGTGACCGGCGGAGGCACCGGGATCGGGAAGGCCATAGCGGCGGAGCTGCTGGAACTAG GCTGCAGCGTGGTTATCGCTTCCCGGAAACTCGAGCGGCTTAAAGAAGCGACGGCAGAGCTGGTGAGCCGGATCTCCCCCCCGGACCCCTCTGTGCTGACTGCGCTTCAGTGTAACATCCGcagagaggaggag GTAGAATCGCTGGTGAAGTCCACCCTGAGCCGATACGGCCGGATCGACTTCTTAGTCAACAATGGGGGAGGCCAATTCCCGAGTCCGAGCGAAGCCATTACCCCTAAAGGATGGAACGCGGTGGTGGAGACCAACCTCACCGGCACCTTCTACTGCTGCAAAGCAG TGTACAACGCTTGGATGAAAGATCACGGTGGCGCCATAGTGAATATCGTGGCAGACATGTGGAAAGGATTTCCTGGCATGGC acaCACAGGAGCAGCTCGAGCCGCTGTGGACAACCTGACGAAAAGCCTGGCTATTGAATGGGCGCACTCTGGTGTTAGGATCAATTCTGTCGCTCCT GGAACCATCTTTTCCAAGACGGCTGTAGAGAATTATGGGGGCATGGGGCCTGCGATGTTCCAGAACTATATCCCTAATATTCCAGCCAAGAGGCTTGGACTTCCTGAGGAG ATCTCTCCGATGGTTTGTTTCCTGCTGTCTCCTGCCGCCTCCTTCATGACCGGAGAGACTGTGAAGGTGGACGCCGCGCAAAGCCTGTACCACAGCCACTGGACGGTGCCAG